In Halanaeroarchaeum sp. HSR-CO, one DNA window encodes the following:
- a CDS encoding ATPase, T2SS/T4P/T4SS family, which translates to MFTESEGGSECACEHEFVDDRLVVDAEECSGDGDLATESACRAHVVRSLRERSVAVVRVERDGVAVSYEGRAARLLSTAGAFAARVAARDAELAERTERAPLAAARDAASRVGPVRDLATETGFVRYADLDDLDSVLVGAIGPSIAAARLDPRPPEDARVLASRVLDSGATARVYETDGDRRYHLEPLEYTFGATAFATLERAHAELATLEPGRRSAHDAVATVAGADQPLDALGRVLAKHTQGYGVLDDLFADPRVGEVYVNAPADETPLHVRVDGRTMQTNVRLTERGAKLVASRIRMESGRSFSRADPTVDALLTDVGGRTAVRVAGVQPPASDGLAFAFRAEATDEWRLSTLVDLGTLSPRAAGFLATAMSRGAAVLVAGPRGAGKTTLASALLWELPREKRLLAIEDTPELPIRSIQAAGRDAQRLQAAPDDADLSPAAALRTALRLGDGALAVGEVRGPEAAVLYEAMRVGAASSAVLGTIHGEGADGVRERVVSDLGVPASSFRTTDLVVTIVPDGADRRVAAIEEITDAGPSTLFELTDDGVEPTGRIARGNSEFVAAMATASESYADVRESIGERVPDFEAVTPAADSVPRPETVTP; encoded by the coding sequence ATGTTCACCGAGTCCGAGGGCGGTTCGGAGTGTGCCTGCGAGCACGAATTCGTGGACGATCGACTCGTGGTCGACGCCGAGGAGTGCTCCGGCGACGGGGACCTCGCCACGGAGTCGGCGTGTCGCGCACACGTCGTTCGTTCGCTTCGCGAGCGTTCGGTCGCGGTCGTGCGCGTGGAGCGCGACGGCGTCGCGGTCTCGTACGAGGGCCGGGCCGCCCGACTGTTGTCGACCGCTGGAGCGTTCGCCGCCCGCGTCGCGGCGCGCGATGCCGAACTCGCGGAGCGGACCGAACGGGCACCACTCGCCGCCGCACGAGACGCCGCCAGTCGAGTGGGCCCGGTACGGGACCTGGCAACGGAGACGGGCTTTGTCCGGTATGCGGACTTGGACGACCTCGACTCTGTTCTCGTCGGTGCGATCGGGCCGTCGATCGCCGCCGCCAGGCTCGATCCCCGACCACCTGAAGACGCCCGGGTCCTCGCGTCACGGGTACTCGATTCCGGTGCCACGGCGCGGGTCTACGAGACGGATGGCGACCGTCGCTACCACCTGGAACCGCTCGAGTACACCTTCGGAGCGACGGCCTTCGCGACGCTGGAACGGGCCCACGCCGAACTCGCCACGCTGGAACCCGGGCGTCGGTCGGCACACGACGCAGTCGCCACCGTCGCGGGCGCCGACCAGCCCCTGGATGCACTGGGTCGCGTTCTCGCGAAACACACCCAGGGATACGGCGTCCTCGACGACCTGTTCGCGGATCCCCGCGTGGGTGAGGTGTACGTCAACGCCCCGGCCGACGAAACGCCGCTCCACGTCCGCGTCGACGGACGGACCATGCAGACGAACGTGCGACTGACCGAACGGGGTGCGAAACTCGTTGCCTCCCGCATCCGCATGGAGAGCGGCCGGTCGTTCTCGCGGGCCGACCCGACCGTCGACGCCCTGCTCACGGACGTCGGCGGCCGGACGGCAGTCCGCGTCGCCGGCGTCCAGCCCCCGGCGAGTGACGGCCTCGCGTTCGCCTTCAGGGCCGAGGCGACCGACGAGTGGCGCCTCTCCACGCTGGTGGATCTCGGCACGCTCTCGCCGCGAGCGGCCGGATTCCTCGCGACGGCGATGAGCCGTGGCGCTGCCGTCCTCGTCGCCGGACCACGGGGCGCCGGGAAGACGACGCTCGCGTCCGCGTTGCTCTGGGAACTGCCACGGGAAAAGCGACTCCTCGCCATCGAGGACACCCCCGAACTCCCGATACGATCGATCCAGGCGGCCGGTCGGGACGCACAGCGACTCCAGGCGGCACCGGACGACGCCGATCTCTCCCCCGCAGCGGCCTTGCGAACCGCGCTCCGACTCGGCGATGGTGCCCTCGCCGTCGGCGAGGTCAGGGGGCCGGAGGCCGCCGTCCTCTACGAGGCGATGCGAGTCGGCGCGGCGTCCAGTGCCGTCCTCGGAACCATCCACGGCGAGGGCGCCGACGGCGTGCGGGAGCGGGTCGTGTCCGATCTGGGCGTCCCGGCGTCGTCGTTTCGAACGACCGACCTCGTCGTGACCATCGTCCCGGACGGTGCAGACCGGCGGGTCGCGGCCATCGAGGAGATAACGGACGCTGGCCCGAGCACGCTCTTCGAACTGACGGACGACGGCGTCGAACCGACCGGGCGGATCGCCAGAGGGAACAGCGAATTCGTCGCCGCGATGGCCACGGCCTCGGAGTCCTACGCGGACGTCCGTGAGAGCATCGGGGAGCGCGTGCCGGACTTCGAGGCCGTCACACCGGCCGCCGATTCGGTGCCGCGTCCGGAGACGGTGACGCCATGA
- a CDS encoding tubulin/FtsZ family protein: MKAALIGLGQAGGKVATAIRDADQKAGYGAIRGVLAVNTARTDIEPLDVETMLIGQERVEGHGVGADNELGASIMQGDIGEVMGGLDGIVDPSTEAIFVVAGLGGGTGSGGAPVLARELRRVYEMPVYGLGILPGRNEGAIYQANAGRSLKTFVRETDSVLLVDNDAWHASGESVEESFQSINATIARRIGLVLAAGENVEGVGESVVDSSEVINTLRAGGMAAIGYASAEASPDPGENINVVTSTTRKALITGMSVPQTARAEAGLVIVAGEPDRISRKGVERARRWVEEETESMQVRGGDLPLQSDRIGVIVVLAGIARSPRIDAFMERAKEANETVEREDPAAAFDTEELDGLF; the protein is encoded by the coding sequence ATGAAAGCCGCGTTGATCGGCCTTGGACAGGCCGGGGGGAAGGTAGCGACCGCCATCCGGGATGCCGATCAGAAAGCGGGCTACGGCGCGATCCGCGGTGTCCTCGCCGTCAATACCGCTCGAACGGACATCGAACCGCTCGACGTCGAGACGATGCTCATCGGCCAGGAGCGCGTCGAGGGCCACGGTGTGGGAGCGGATAACGAACTCGGCGCATCCATCATGCAGGGGGACATCGGCGAGGTGATGGGCGGGCTGGACGGCATCGTCGATCCGTCGACGGAGGCCATCTTCGTCGTCGCCGGTCTTGGTGGCGGAACCGGCAGTGGCGGCGCGCCGGTCCTGGCCCGGGAACTTCGACGAGTATACGAGATGCCAGTCTACGGTCTGGGCATCCTCCCCGGTCGGAACGAGGGCGCCATCTACCAGGCGAACGCTGGCCGGTCGCTCAAGACGTTCGTCCGAGAGACTGACTCGGTCCTCCTGGTCGACAACGACGCCTGGCACGCGAGTGGCGAGAGCGTCGAAGAATCGTTCCAGTCGATCAACGCGACTATCGCTCGGCGCATCGGACTCGTCCTGGCGGCCGGCGAGAACGTCGAGGGCGTGGGCGAATCCGTCGTGGACTCGAGCGAGGTGATCAACACCCTCCGCGCCGGCGGCATGGCTGCCATCGGGTACGCGTCTGCCGAGGCATCCCCAGACCCCGGCGAGAACATCAACGTCGTCACGAGCACGACCCGGAAAGCCCTCATCACGGGCATGAGCGTCCCGCAGACCGCGAGGGCGGAGGCGGGCCTGGTCATCGTCGCAGGCGAGCCGGACCGCATCTCACGAAAGGGCGTCGAACGGGCGCGGCGGTGGGTCGAAGAGGAGACCGAGAGCATGCAAGTCCGCGGTGGCGACCTGCCGCTCCAGTCCGACCGCATCGGCGTCATCGTCGTCCTCGCCGGCATCGCGCGCTCACCCCGCATCGACGCCTTCATGGAGCGCGCGAAAGAGGCCAACGAGACGGTCGAGCGGGAGGACCCGGCCGCCGCCTTCGACACAGAGGAATTGGACGGCCTGTTCTGA
- a CDS encoding type II secretion system F family protein, translating into MTTDERRRCHGLAVAVEESIPIDDTPELSRHPCLTVAGVTLVAGAFLVVAGSVLLASGPARAAGVGSGVALGALATYGTWFAPSTVEAYRRRTAVGSVPEVVAYAVLQARLTPSLERAARFAGEQSGGLLGHDLATVGSGDVTGQAGWESFAAEWSAYDESLPRSVALLTAGIDSAQPARDALLDRALDTALSGSRERVATFAASIRAPATGIYAFGVLLPLAMVGLLPVASSAGAGVSPAAIAVLYDGVIPIGLLAASGWLAARRPAVSRPPTGIDSLASSRSATHTILLAAGAGVTAGVLATLVLPAWTIWIVAPGIAVGTAAIYWFDPIRNRRRRVESIESGIPDAVSLVGHRLAAGDPLESAIAVVGERMTGETASVFRDGTRIHRRLRVTVPEAFTGSGGALSAFESRRTETAVALLAAAARNGTAGGETLVDIAGYLRDLDDVERDARRELSRTTDTLRQTALVFGPAIAGVTVALATGMGSLGEHGQAVPVPALGVAVGGYVLALAVVLPALSVVLERGFDGAIVGHRVGIALLTASTVYPITFLAARSVVQV; encoded by the coding sequence ATGACGACAGACGAACGACGTCGGTGCCACGGGCTGGCGGTGGCCGTCGAGGAGTCGATCCCCATCGACGACACGCCCGAACTCTCCCGACACCCGTGTCTCACCGTCGCCGGCGTGACCCTGGTTGCTGGTGCCTTCCTCGTCGTCGCGGGTAGTGTTCTGCTGGCGTCCGGGCCGGCCCGTGCTGCAGGAGTCGGATCCGGTGTCGCGCTGGGCGCGCTCGCGACGTACGGAACCTGGTTCGCGCCGTCGACGGTCGAGGCGTATCGCCGCAGGACGGCCGTCGGCTCGGTGCCAGAAGTGGTGGCCTACGCCGTGCTCCAGGCGCGGCTGACGCCATCGCTCGAACGGGCCGCTCGCTTCGCCGGGGAACAGTCGGGCGGGCTGCTCGGCCACGACCTCGCCACCGTGGGGAGTGGCGACGTCACCGGGCAGGCCGGATGGGAATCTTTCGCCGCCGAGTGGTCCGCGTACGACGAGTCGCTCCCGCGGTCGGTCGCTTTGCTCACCGCGGGGATCGACTCGGCACAACCGGCCCGTGATGCACTGCTCGACCGCGCCCTCGATACCGCCCTTTCGGGGTCCCGAGAACGAGTGGCGACTTTCGCGGCGTCGATCAGGGCTCCGGCGACGGGAATCTACGCTTTCGGTGTGCTCTTGCCGCTCGCGATGGTGGGGCTGCTCCCCGTGGCCTCGAGTGCGGGGGCCGGCGTCTCGCCCGCCGCCATCGCCGTACTGTACGATGGGGTCATCCCGATCGGTCTCCTGGCGGCGAGTGGTTGGCTCGCCGCTCGTCGGCCCGCCGTCTCACGCCCGCCCACCGGTATCGACAGTCTCGCGTCTTCACGATCCGCGACCCACACGATTCTTCTCGCCGCCGGGGCGGGCGTCACGGCAGGCGTCCTCGCGACCCTCGTGCTACCGGCCTGGACGATCTGGATCGTGGCGCCCGGAATCGCCGTCGGCACGGCGGCGATCTACTGGTTCGACCCGATCCGGAACCGCCGACGGCGGGTGGAATCCATCGAGTCCGGGATCCCCGATGCCGTTTCGCTCGTCGGGCACCGACTGGCGGCTGGCGACCCACTGGAGTCCGCAATCGCCGTCGTCGGGGAGCGGATGACCGGCGAGACGGCCAGCGTGTTCCGCGATGGGACGCGCATACATCGACGGCTCCGGGTGACTGTTCCCGAGGCGTTTACCGGGTCTGGCGGCGCTCTCTCCGCGTTCGAGAGTCGACGAACGGAGACGGCCGTCGCGCTGCTCGCCGCCGCAGCACGGAACGGCACGGCGGGTGGCGAGACCCTCGTCGACATCGCCGGCTACCTCCGCGATCTGGACGACGTCGAACGGGACGCGCGTCGTGAACTGTCGCGGACGACGGACACCTTGCGACAGACCGCGCTGGTGTTCGGTCCCGCCATCGCCGGCGTCACCGTCGCGCTCGCGACCGGCATGGGCTCGCTCGGCGAGCACGGCCAGGCCGTCCCGGTTCCCGCGCTGGGTGTCGCCGTCGGTGGGTACGTCCTGGCGCTCGCCGTCGTCCTCCCGGCGCTCTCCGTGGTTCTCGAACGGGGGTTCGATGGGGCGATCGTCGGCCACCGGGTCGGCATCGCGCTCCTCACCGCCAGCACCGTCTATCCCATCACGTTCCTCGCGGCCCGCAGCGTGGTACAGGTTTAA